Proteins from a genomic interval of Microbacterium esteraromaticum:
- the cmk gene encoding (d)CMP kinase has protein sequence MTDLSTDSAHQARKFIAIDGPAGSGKSSVSKEVARRHGFGYLDTGAAYRALAWYVLDRGFDTADATAVRSAASDFPFAQALDPDDRRVSVGGVDVTDAIREPRVSSAVSGVARVPEIRAQVNEMFRRIVAEAEYPAVVVEGRDITTVVAPDAPVRILLTAAPEVRAARRAGELAGENAAAVAEALHKRDASDSTVVDFLNAAPGVDVVDSTDLDFAQTVDAVLAVIDRRDADTGA, from the coding sequence ATGACTGACCTCTCGACGGACTCGGCGCACCAGGCGCGCAAGTTCATCGCGATCGACGGCCCGGCCGGGTCGGGCAAATCCAGCGTCTCGAAAGAGGTCGCCCGCCGGCACGGCTTCGGCTACCTCGACACGGGCGCGGCCTACCGGGCGCTGGCTTGGTACGTGCTCGATCGTGGATTCGACACGGCGGATGCCACGGCTGTGCGGTCGGCAGCATCCGACTTCCCGTTCGCTCAGGCTCTCGACCCCGATGACCGGCGCGTGTCGGTGGGCGGCGTCGACGTGACCGACGCCATCCGCGAGCCGCGGGTGTCGTCCGCGGTCAGCGGCGTCGCGCGCGTGCCCGAGATCCGGGCGCAGGTGAACGAGATGTTCCGGCGGATCGTGGCGGAGGCCGAGTACCCGGCCGTCGTCGTCGAAGGCCGTGACATCACCACGGTGGTGGCGCCGGACGCCCCCGTGCGCATTCTGCTGACCGCCGCCCCCGAGGTGCGTGCCGCGCGCCGCGCGGGCGAACTGGCCGGCGAGAACGCCGCAGCTGTCGCGGAGGCGCTGCACAAGCGCGACGCATCCGACAGCACCGTCGTCGACTTTCTCAACGCTGCCCCGGGCGTTGACGTCGTCGACTCCACAGACCTTGATTTCGCGCAGACCGTCGACGCCGTGCTTGCGGTCATCGACCGGCGCGACGCAGACACAGGAGCATGA
- a CDS encoding prephenate dehydrogenase → MSETTGVRAPQVAARLSGTVRVVGAGLLGASIGHALRAKGVDVVLADASPSQLRLAIDYGAGRAARDNDAPTLIVVAVPPDVTADVIQAELAAYPGAVVTDVASVKLQPFDQLRARGIDLTRYIGSHPLAGRERGGAISARADLFIGRPWVVCRDEQTRPADLALVEALALDVGAMPLEMTPEEHDRAVAMTSHVPQVVASLLAARLAEADEGSLRLAGQGVRDTTRIAASAPELWVQILGANAAPVVEVLDALADDLRSVADALRAPDAAGARRTVADAIRLGNEGVERLPGKHGQNRRFETLVVMVDDTAGQLGRLFGELGELGVNVEDLRLEHSPGAQFGLAEISVAPAALRGAIEGLEERGWRIAGNTND, encoded by the coding sequence GTGAGCGAGACCACCGGCGTGCGTGCACCCCAGGTCGCTGCGCGACTCTCGGGCACGGTGCGGGTCGTCGGCGCCGGCCTTCTCGGCGCCAGCATCGGCCATGCCCTGCGCGCGAAGGGGGTCGACGTCGTTCTCGCGGACGCCTCGCCGTCGCAGTTGCGCCTGGCCATCGACTACGGTGCCGGACGCGCGGCCCGCGACAATGACGCCCCGACCCTGATCGTCGTCGCCGTGCCGCCGGATGTGACGGCCGACGTCATCCAGGCCGAACTCGCCGCGTACCCCGGTGCCGTCGTCACCGACGTCGCCAGCGTGAAGCTGCAGCCGTTCGACCAGTTGCGCGCCCGGGGCATCGACCTCACCCGCTACATCGGCTCGCATCCGCTCGCCGGGCGCGAACGCGGCGGGGCGATCTCGGCGCGCGCCGACCTGTTCATCGGTCGCCCCTGGGTGGTGTGCCGCGACGAGCAGACGCGGCCCGCTGACCTGGCCCTGGTCGAAGCGCTCGCCCTCGATGTCGGCGCGATGCCCCTGGAGATGACCCCCGAAGAGCACGACCGTGCGGTGGCCATGACCTCGCACGTGCCGCAGGTGGTGGCAAGTCTGCTCGCCGCCCGGCTGGCCGAGGCCGACGAGGGATCGCTGCGTCTGGCAGGTCAGGGTGTGCGCGACACCACGCGCATCGCCGCGTCGGCGCCCGAGCTGTGGGTGCAGATCCTGGGCGCCAACGCGGCTCCCGTCGTCGAGGTGCTCGATGCGCTCGCCGACGACCTGCGGAGCGTCGCGGACGCGCTGCGCGCTCCGGATGCCGCCGGCGCGCGCCGTACCGTGGCCGACGCCATCCGCCTCGGCAACGAGGGCGTGGAGCGTCTGCCGGGCAAGCACGGTCAGAACCGTCGATTCGAGACACTGGTCGTCATGGTCGACGACACCGCCGGTCAGCTGGGGCGCCTGTTCGGCGAGCTCGGCGAACTGGGCGTGAACGTCGAGGACCTTCGCCTGGAGCACTCTCCGGGCGCCCAGTTCGGTCTCGCTGAGATCAGTGTCGCGCCGGCCGCGCTGCGCGGTGCGATCGAGGGACTGGAAGAACGCGGCTGGCGGATTGCGGGGAACACCAATGACTGA
- a CDS encoding pseudouridine synthase produces the protein MTGDDNTPAPEGIRLQKALANAGVASRRVIEQYIVEGRIRVNGRTVTELGTRIDPENDLIDVDGTAVQLDVSKRYVMLNKPTGVVSTMKDENGRPDLRRFTKDWPERLYNVGRLDAETSGLLILTNDGDLAHVLAHPSFGVTKVYIAKVEGRVTAQTIATLTRGIELEDGPIAADKARLLDSSGDSSLVELTLHSGRNRIVRRMMAAVGHPVIDLVRRQFGPLHLGTLPVGKARELTKIERGALLTLSRQDSRENE, from the coding sequence ATGACCGGCGACGACAACACCCCCGCCCCCGAGGGCATCCGCCTGCAGAAGGCTCTGGCCAACGCCGGGGTCGCCTCGCGCCGAGTGATCGAGCAGTACATCGTCGAAGGGCGCATCCGCGTCAACGGCCGCACGGTGACCGAGCTCGGCACCCGGATCGACCCCGAGAACGACCTCATCGACGTCGACGGCACCGCCGTACAGCTCGACGTCTCGAAGCGCTATGTGATGCTCAACAAGCCCACCGGCGTGGTCAGCACCATGAAGGACGAGAACGGGCGGCCCGATCTGCGGCGCTTCACCAAGGACTGGCCGGAACGGCTCTACAACGTCGGTCGCCTCGACGCCGAGACCAGCGGGCTGCTGATCCTGACGAACGATGGCGACCTCGCGCACGTGCTCGCGCACCCCTCGTTCGGGGTCACCAAGGTGTACATCGCCAAGGTCGAGGGGCGGGTCACGGCGCAGACCATTGCGACGCTGACGCGCGGTATCGAGCTGGAGGATGGGCCCATCGCAGCCGACAAGGCGCGGCTGCTCGACTCGTCGGGCGACTCGAGCCTGGTGGAGCTGACGCTGCACTCGGGTCGCAACCGGATCGTGCGGCGCATGATGGCTGCCGTCGGGCATCCGGTGATCGATCTCGTGCGCCGTCAGTTCGGCCCGCTGCACCTGGGAACGCTCCCGGTCGGCAAGGCACGCGAGCTGACTAAAATCGAACGTGGCGCGCTGCTGACTCTCTCGCGCCAGGATTCCCGGGAGAACGAGTGA
- the scpB gene encoding SMC-Scp complex subunit ScpB — translation MTVEGASVQNEAEPETPLAERIEAILLIVDEPIALVALAAAVHAPVPAVRQTLEALVEDYDGRGAGPRRGFELREVGGGWRLYVREDHDDLIADFVGGQAPARLSQAALETLAVIAYKQPVTRGQVASIRAVNVDSVVRTLLGRGLITELFADAETGAINYGTTDALLEHLGINSIDELPPISPLLDDGADGFDEGTLR, via the coding sequence ATGACCGTTGAAGGAGCATCCGTGCAGAACGAGGCCGAGCCCGAGACGCCGCTGGCCGAACGCATCGAGGCGATACTGCTGATCGTCGACGAGCCGATCGCGCTGGTTGCGCTGGCCGCCGCCGTGCACGCGCCCGTGCCGGCCGTGCGTCAGACGCTGGAGGCGCTGGTCGAGGACTACGACGGTCGCGGCGCGGGGCCGCGCCGCGGCTTCGAGCTGCGTGAGGTCGGCGGGGGCTGGCGCCTGTACGTGCGCGAGGACCACGACGATCTCATCGCCGATTTCGTCGGGGGACAAGCGCCCGCCCGCCTGTCGCAGGCCGCACTGGAGACGCTCGCGGTGATCGCCTACAAGCAGCCTGTCACACGCGGGCAGGTCGCGTCGATCCGTGCGGTCAACGTCGATTCGGTAGTGCGCACGCTGCTCGGACGCGGCCTGATCACCGAGCTGTTCGCCGACGCCGAGACCGGCGCCATCAACTACGGCACGACCGACGCGCTGCTCGAGCACCTCGGTATCAACTCGATCGACGAGCTGCCGCCCATCTCGCCCCTGCTCGATGACGGGGCCGACGGATTCGACGAAGGGACGCTGCGATGA
- a CDS encoding segregation and condensation protein A: MALSPDTEPATAAEPAESSDGFRISLSNFDGPFDLLLNLISKHELDITEVSLSRVTNEFIAYLKELDGEEELEQASEFLVVAATLLDMKVAGLLPQGELVDAEAVALLEARDLLFARLLQYRAFKEVSSWFSRCLQREERRHVRAVPLDEKHRSRTPELVWSLSASDFAALAMLAFAPKQIPTVGVDHLHAPLVSIREQAAVVVTLLRSAESLTFRDLVSGITEPGVVVARFISVLELYRHAALSFEQLEPLGELTLRWSAESWSDEQLATLGADYDR, encoded by the coding sequence GTGGCGCTGTCGCCTGACACCGAGCCGGCCACGGCGGCAGAGCCCGCTGAGTCCTCGGACGGCTTTCGCATCTCGCTGTCGAACTTCGACGGACCGTTCGACCTGCTGCTGAACCTCATCTCGAAGCATGAACTCGACATCACCGAGGTGTCGCTGAGCCGGGTCACCAACGAGTTCATCGCGTATCTGAAGGAGCTCGACGGCGAGGAGGAGCTCGAGCAGGCCTCGGAGTTCCTGGTCGTGGCCGCGACGCTGCTCGACATGAAGGTCGCCGGGCTGCTGCCACAGGGAGAATTGGTCGACGCCGAAGCCGTCGCGCTGCTTGAGGCGCGCGATCTGCTCTTCGCACGTCTGCTGCAGTACCGCGCCTTCAAAGAGGTGTCGTCGTGGTTCTCGCGCTGCCTGCAACGCGAGGAGCGTCGGCACGTGCGCGCCGTACCGCTCGACGAGAAGCACCGCAGCCGCACGCCGGAACTGGTGTGGTCGCTGTCGGCATCCGACTTCGCGGCCCTGGCGATGCTTGCGTTCGCGCCCAAGCAGATTCCCACCGTCGGGGTCGACCATCTGCATGCGCCACTGGTCAGCATCCGCGAGCAGGCGGCGGTCGTGGTGACGCTGCTGCGCAGCGCCGAGTCCCTCACCTTCCGCGACCTCGTCTCGGGCATCACCGAGCCGGGCGTCGTCGTAGCGCGGTTCATCTCGGTGCTGGAGCTGTACCGGCATGCCGCGCTGTCGTTCGAGCAGCTCGAGCCGCTCGGTGAGCTGACACTGCGCTGGTCGGCCGAGAGCTGGTCGGACGAGCAACTGGCGACGTTGGGCGCTGACTATGACCGTTGA
- a CDS encoding ParA family protein, whose product MSRSKTNQGDDVPLGPTGRPYQGFATPAPLDSHGPARIIALCNQKGGVGKTTTSINLAASLAEYGRRVLAVDFDPQGALSAGLGIPTHDVPTVYDLLLDIKRDAHEVIVPSNVENLDVLPANIDLSAAEVHLVNEVARETILSRVLRQVSGEYDVILIDCQPSLGLLTVNALTAAHGVLIPLECEFFALRGVALLIETIDKVRDRLNPSITLDGLLATMYDPRTLHSREVLERVVEAFGDDVLETVIGRTVKFPDASVSGVPITEFAPEHAAAQAYLRLARELVARGAVA is encoded by the coding sequence ATGTCCAGGTCGAAGACAAACCAGGGAGACGATGTTCCCCTGGGGCCGACCGGTCGTCCCTACCAGGGCTTCGCCACACCGGCACCGCTTGACAGCCACGGGCCGGCGCGCATCATCGCGCTGTGCAACCAGAAGGGCGGCGTGGGCAAGACCACGACCTCCATCAACCTCGCCGCGTCGCTCGCCGAGTACGGCCGCCGCGTGCTGGCCGTCGACTTCGACCCGCAGGGCGCGCTCTCGGCGGGGCTGGGTATTCCCACGCACGACGTGCCGACCGTCTACGACCTGCTGCTCGACATCAAGCGCGACGCGCACGAGGTCATCGTGCCCTCGAACGTCGAGAACCTCGACGTGCTGCCCGCCAACATCGACCTGTCCGCGGCTGAGGTCCACCTCGTCAACGAGGTGGCCCGCGAGACGATCCTCTCGCGCGTGCTGCGCCAGGTGTCCGGCGAGTACGACGTCATCCTGATCGACTGCCAGCCCTCGCTCGGTCTGCTCACAGTCAACGCGCTCACCGCCGCGCACGGCGTGCTGATCCCGCTGGAGTGCGAGTTCTTCGCACTGCGCGGTGTGGCGCTGCTGATCGAGACGATCGACAAGGTGCGCGACCGACTGAACCCCTCGATCACGCTCGACGGACTGCTCGCGACCATGTACGACCCGCGCACGCTGCACTCGCGCGAGGTGCTCGAACGCGTCGTCGAGGCATTCGGCGACGACGTGCTCGAGACCGTGATCGGCCGCACGGTCAAGTTCCCCGATGCGTCGGTGTCGGGCGTGCCCATCACCGAGTTCGCGCCCGAGCACGCCGCAGCCCAGGCGTACCTGCGATTGGCGCGGGAGCTGGTCGCCCGTGGCGCTGTCGCCTGA
- the xerD gene encoding site-specific tyrosine recombinase XerD — translation MQLDRALDAYLRHVTIERGLSEHTIAAYRRDLGGYVAWLEARGVATTDAITATIVSEFIAERSSAQPPPAATSLARLQSAVRGWHRFLAREGIAQDDPSARLRPPKTPQRLPKALTIEQVERLLAAPAPDEPIGIRDRALLELLYATGARVSEVVSLDVDDLAHGDVLRVRGKGDKERIVPVGSYARAAVEAYLTRVRPALAAKGAASARLFLGARGAPLSRQSAWLVIRAAAERAQIVADVSPHTLRHSFATHLLQGGADVRVVQELLGHASVATTQIYTHVSVDTLRDIYATSHPRAR, via the coding sequence GTGCAGCTCGATCGGGCGCTGGACGCGTACCTGCGGCACGTCACGATCGAGCGCGGCCTGTCGGAGCACACGATCGCGGCCTACCGCCGCGATCTGGGCGGGTACGTCGCGTGGCTCGAGGCGCGCGGGGTGGCGACGACGGATGCCATCACCGCGACGATCGTGTCGGAGTTCATCGCCGAGAGATCGAGCGCGCAGCCGCCACCGGCGGCGACTAGCCTCGCGCGGCTGCAGTCGGCGGTGCGTGGTTGGCACCGGTTCCTCGCGCGGGAGGGCATCGCGCAGGATGACCCCTCGGCGCGGTTGCGTCCGCCGAAGACGCCGCAGCGGTTGCCGAAGGCGCTGACGATCGAGCAGGTCGAGCGTCTGCTGGCCGCGCCCGCGCCGGATGAGCCGATCGGCATCCGCGACCGTGCCCTGCTGGAGCTGTTGTACGCCACCGGTGCGCGTGTGTCGGAGGTCGTCTCACTCGATGTCGACGACCTCGCCCACGGCGATGTTCTGCGCGTGCGAGGCAAGGGCGATAAAGAGCGGATCGTGCCGGTCGGGTCGTACGCCAGAGCCGCCGTGGAGGCGTACCTGACCCGGGTGCGCCCGGCGCTCGCGGCGAAGGGTGCGGCGTCGGCGCGTCTGTTCCTGGGAGCACGGGGGGCGCCGCTGTCGCGTCAGAGCGCCTGGCTGGTGATCCGCGCGGCCGCCGAGCGCGCCCAGATCGTCGCCGATGTGTCACCGCACACCCTGCGGCACTCGTTCGCGACGCACCTGCTGCAGGGCGGTGCCGACGTGCGCGTGGTGCAGGAGCTGCTGGGCCACGCGTCGGTCGCGACGACGCAGATCTACACGCACGTGTCGGTGGACACTCTGCGCGACATCTACGCCACCTCGCATCCGCGGGCGCGCTGA
- a CDS encoding NUDIX domain-containing protein, with amino-acid sequence MTQLQDEPFAPEVISSDLIHNGWVWDVRSDRIRYGDGEIVREYVAHTGAVAIVALDEDDRVLLIQQYRHPIRHRDWELPAGLLDVPGEDPLCAARRELAEETDITAENWEHLVSSWTTPGGNDEMIHVFLATGISAAEVAHAREAEEADIRVEWVPLAEAADAVLAGRMHNGILSIGVLAAERRLRLQRHDKG; translated from the coding sequence ATGACGCAGTTGCAGGACGAGCCGTTCGCGCCCGAGGTGATCAGCAGCGATCTGATCCACAACGGCTGGGTGTGGGACGTGCGCTCCGACCGGATCCGGTACGGTGACGGCGAGATCGTGCGAGAGTACGTCGCGCACACCGGCGCGGTCGCGATCGTCGCGCTCGACGAGGATGACCGGGTGCTGTTGATTCAGCAGTACCGGCATCCGATCCGTCATCGCGACTGGGAGCTGCCCGCCGGTCTGTTGGACGTGCCGGGGGAGGACCCGCTGTGCGCCGCACGGCGGGAACTCGCCGAGGAGACCGACATCACCGCCGAGAACTGGGAGCACCTGGTGTCGTCGTGGACGACGCCGGGCGGCAACGACGAGATGATCCACGTCTTTCTCGCCACCGGGATCTCGGCGGCCGAGGTCGCGCACGCCCGCGAGGCGGAAGAAGCCGACATCCGTGTGGAGTGGGTGCCGCTGGCAGAGGCTGCGGATGCTGTGCTTGCCGGGCGCATGCACAATGGCATCCTCTCCATCGGCGTGCTCGCCGCGGAGCGGCGGCTGCGTCTGCAACGGCACGACAAGGGCTGA
- a CDS encoding CTP synthase, which translates to MNSSAAGPDNDTTATTKHIFVTGGVVSSLGKGLTAASLGNLLTARGLRVVMQKLDPYLNVDPGTMNPFEHGEVFVTDDGAETDLDIGHYERFLGINLSRAANVTTGQVYSQVIAKERRGDYLGATVQVIPHISDEIKRRMRLQADETPKPDVIITEVGGTVGDIESQPFLEAARQLRHELSRDNVFFVHVSLVPFMGASGEQKTKPTQHSVAALRQVGIQPDALVLRSDRPVSESNRNKIALMCDVDNEGVVNTVDLPSIYDIPSTLNEQGLDSYIIRRLGLDAKARDVDWTRWNQVLHAVHNPKHEVTIGLVGKYIDLPDAYLSVTEALKAGGFAQETKVNIRWVPSDSCETPEGAEKALGDLDGILVPGGFGIRGIEGKVGALRFAREQGIPTLGLCLGLQMMVVEFARHVAGIDGASSTEFDPETAAPVIATMAEQIEILDGGDLGGTMRLGLYEAALSEGSLARELYGAETASERHRHRYEVNNAYRARLSEAGLVFSGLNPELDLVEYVELPRDAHPFYIATQAHPELRSRPTEPHPLFRGLIGAAIERHRSSELFSEDD; encoded by the coding sequence ATGAACTCTTCTGCAGCGGGACCCGACAACGACACCACAGCCACCACGAAGCACATCTTCGTGACGGGCGGTGTCGTTTCGTCTTTGGGTAAGGGCCTCACCGCAGCCAGCCTCGGAAACCTGCTCACGGCACGCGGACTCCGCGTCGTGATGCAGAAACTCGATCCGTATCTCAACGTCGACCCGGGCACCATGAACCCGTTCGAGCACGGCGAGGTCTTCGTCACGGACGACGGCGCTGAGACCGACCTCGACATCGGCCACTACGAGCGCTTCCTGGGCATCAACCTGTCGCGCGCCGCGAACGTGACGACCGGGCAGGTGTACTCGCAGGTCATCGCCAAGGAGCGCCGCGGCGACTACCTCGGCGCGACCGTGCAGGTGATCCCGCACATCAGCGACGAGATCAAGCGGCGCATGCGCCTGCAGGCCGACGAGACCCCCAAGCCCGACGTGATCATCACCGAGGTCGGCGGCACAGTCGGCGACATCGAGTCGCAGCCGTTCCTCGAGGCCGCGCGCCAGCTTCGTCACGAGCTGTCCCGCGACAACGTCTTCTTCGTTCACGTCTCGCTCGTGCCGTTCATGGGCGCCTCCGGCGAGCAGAAGACCAAGCCGACCCAGCACTCGGTGGCGGCTCTCCGCCAGGTCGGCATCCAGCCCGATGCGCTGGTGCTGCGCAGCGATCGTCCGGTCAGCGAGAGCAACCGCAACAAGATCGCGCTGATGTGTGACGTCGACAACGAGGGCGTGGTCAACACCGTTGACCTGCCGAGCATCTACGACATCCCCTCGACGCTGAACGAGCAGGGGCTGGATTCGTACATCATCCGCCGCCTCGGCCTGGACGCCAAGGCACGCGACGTCGACTGGACGCGCTGGAACCAGGTGCTGCACGCCGTGCACAACCCCAAGCACGAGGTCACGATCGGCCTGGTCGGCAAGTACATCGACCTGCCCGACGCCTACCTCTCGGTGACCGAGGCGCTCAAGGCCGGTGGCTTCGCGCAGGAGACCAAGGTCAACATCCGCTGGGTGCCCTCGGACTCGTGCGAGACGCCCGAGGGTGCTGAGAAGGCGCTCGGTGATCTCGATGGCATCCTGGTGCCCGGTGGCTTCGGCATCCGTGGCATCGAGGGCAAGGTCGGCGCGCTGCGCTTCGCCCGCGAACAGGGCATTCCGACCCTGGGCCTGTGCCTGGGTCTGCAGATGATGGTCGTCGAGTTCGCCCGTCACGTCGCCGGCATCGACGGTGCGTCGTCGACCGAGTTCGACCCCGAGACTGCGGCGCCCGTGATCGCGACGATGGCCGAGCAGATCGAGATCCTCGACGGCGGCGACCTGGGCGGCACCATGCGTCTGGGCCTGTACGAGGCTGCGCTGAGCGAGGGATCGCTGGCCCGCGAGCTGTACGGCGCAGAGACGGCATCCGAGCGCCACCGCCACCGCTACGAGGTCAACAACGCCTACCGTGCGCGCCTGTCCGAGGCGGGGCTCGTCTTCTCGGGACTCAACCCCGAGCTCGACCTGGTCGAGTACGTCGAGCTGCCGCGCGACGCGCACCCGTTCTACATCGCGACCCAGGCGCACCCCGAGCTGCGTTCGCGTCCGACCGAGCCGCACCCGCTGTTCCGCGGTCTCATCGGCGCGGCCATCGAGCGGCACCGCTCGAGCGAGCTGTTCAGCGAAGACGACTGA
- the recN gene encoding DNA repair protein RecN has translation MIDEMRIRGLGVIDDAVLPLGPGFTAVTGETGAGKTMVVTGLGLLLGARADSSAIRAGASQASVAGVWVVPQQGAVTDIVTDAGGELEPAGDAAELYVSRTLSAEGRSRASVGGRPAPAAVLSALAEELVVVHGQSDQLRLRSAAAQRDALDRFGGQAVADAVARYSERYQAWRALDAEITELSENRDRRAAEAAQLREQLAEIEQLEPQPGEDVELNERAERLANAEELRVAASVARSALSSEEDAPDVTALVAEARRSLERAPDPQLAGIAEGLTDLGYRTADLALQLSGYLADLDDSGPHELAAVEERRAAIGGLIRQHGSLEAALEVWRTGSLRLAELDDDGDRIERLEADAARVRDELDEAASALTAVRTDAAARLSHAVTEELHALAMPDARFEARVSAGAESRHGRDDVALLLAPHPGAEPRSVSRGASGGELSRVMLAIEVVIAGTDPVPTFVFDEVDAGIGGAAAIEVGRRLAQLARTSQVIAVTHLAQVAAFATNHLSVVKSHDGAVTASSVTRLSGEPREAEMARLLSGLADSDAALTHARELLSLGSSAT, from the coding sequence ATGATCGACGAAATGCGCATCCGCGGGCTTGGCGTCATCGATGACGCCGTGCTCCCGCTCGGGCCGGGGTTCACCGCCGTGACCGGTGAGACCGGTGCGGGCAAGACCATGGTCGTCACCGGGCTCGGCCTGCTGCTCGGCGCGCGCGCGGACTCATCGGCGATCCGGGCCGGCGCGTCACAGGCATCCGTCGCCGGCGTCTGGGTCGTGCCGCAGCAGGGCGCGGTGACCGACATCGTCACCGACGCCGGGGGAGAGCTGGAGCCGGCGGGGGATGCTGCCGAGCTGTACGTCTCGCGCACACTCAGCGCCGAGGGGCGCAGCCGTGCCAGTGTGGGCGGTCGTCCGGCACCGGCCGCCGTGCTCTCGGCCCTCGCCGAGGAGCTCGTCGTCGTGCACGGCCAGTCCGACCAGCTGCGCCTGCGGTCGGCCGCCGCGCAGCGTGACGCGCTCGACCGGTTCGGGGGACAGGCCGTCGCCGACGCTGTCGCCCGGTACTCCGAGCGCTACCAGGCGTGGCGGGCGTTGGATGCCGAGATCACCGAGCTCTCTGAGAACCGCGACCGGCGCGCGGCTGAGGCCGCGCAGTTGCGCGAGCAGCTCGCCGAGATCGAACAGCTTGAGCCGCAGCCCGGTGAGGACGTCGAGCTCAATGAGCGCGCTGAACGCCTGGCGAACGCCGAGGAGCTGCGTGTGGCGGCATCCGTGGCGCGTTCGGCGCTCTCCAGCGAAGAGGATGCCCCTGACGTGACGGCGCTGGTCGCCGAGGCGCGGCGGTCACTGGAACGCGCTCCGGATCCGCAGTTGGCCGGGATCGCCGAAGGCCTCACCGATCTCGGTTACCGCACGGCCGACCTCGCACTTCAGCTGTCGGGCTACCTCGCCGACCTCGACGACTCGGGCCCGCACGAGCTCGCGGCCGTCGAAGAGCGCCGCGCCGCGATCGGCGGGCTGATCAGGCAGCACGGGTCGCTCGAGGCGGCGCTGGAGGTGTGGCGCACCGGATCGTTGCGCCTGGCCGAGCTCGACGACGACGGCGACCGCATCGAACGCCTCGAAGCCGACGCCGCGCGCGTCCGCGACGAGCTCGACGAAGCCGCGTCGGCATTGACCGCTGTGCGCACCGATGCCGCGGCGCGCCTCTCGCACGCCGTCACTGAGGAACTGCACGCCCTCGCGATGCCGGATGCCCGATTCGAGGCACGTGTCTCGGCCGGAGCCGAATCGCGCCATGGTCGCGACGACGTCGCCCTGCTGCTGGCGCCGCACCCCGGCGCTGAGCCGCGCTCGGTCTCGCGAGGCGCCTCGGGCGGTGAGCTGTCGCGCGTGATGCTCGCCATCGAGGTCGTCATCGCCGGAACCGACCCGGTTCCGACCTTCGTCTTCGACGAGGTGGATGCCGGCATCGGCGGCGCCGCGGCGATCGAGGTCGGCAGGCGCCTGGCGCAGCTGGCCCGCACGTCGCAGGTGATCGCCGTGACACACCTCGCCCAGGTGGCGGCGTTCGCCACCAACCACCTGTCGGTGGTGAAATCCCATGATGGTGCCGTGACAGCATCCAGCGTCACGCGTCTGTCGGGGGAGCCGCGCGAGGCCGAGATGGCCCGTCTGCTCTCGGGACTCGCCGATTCCGACGCCGCACTGACCCACGCCCGTGAACTGCTGAGCCTCGGCTCGAGCGCGACCTGA
- a CDS encoding NAD kinase, which yields MNERRILVVAHAKREDTVVAARRVVDALRDAGATPVLPAPDHGEFAEIDERFADVAVLGEEIAAEQLELAIVLGGDGTILRAAELVRGSGAPVLGINMGHVGFLAEIDRDDMDAAVHRVIDRDYEVEERLALSVRVKDVAGEVVYETWALNEATVEKASRERMIEVVVEIDGRPLSSFGCDGMVVSTPTGSTAYNFSAGGPVIWPTVEAIAVVPLSAHALFAKPLVVGPEASVAIEMLERTDGTGILWCDGRRSHELPPGARVVVRRSAQPVRLARLHPTAFTNRLVRKFHLPVAGWRGAP from the coding sequence ATGAACGAGCGCCGCATCCTGGTCGTCGCCCACGCCAAGCGGGAGGACACCGTCGTCGCGGCACGGCGAGTCGTCGATGCCCTGCGTGATGCCGGAGCGACGCCCGTGCTGCCCGCGCCCGATCACGGCGAGTTCGCCGAGATCGACGAGCGGTTCGCCGACGTGGCAGTGCTGGGCGAGGAGATCGCTGCCGAACAGCTGGAGTTGGCCATCGTCCTCGGCGGCGATGGCACGATCCTGCGCGCCGCCGAGCTGGTCCGCGGTTCCGGGGCGCCGGTGTTGGGTATCAACATGGGCCACGTCGGGTTCCTCGCCGAGATCGACCGGGACGACATGGATGCTGCCGTGCACCGCGTCATCGACCGTGACTACGAGGTCGAGGAGCGTCTGGCACTGTCGGTGCGCGTCAAGGACGTCGCCGGTGAGGTCGTCTACGAGACGTGGGCGCTGAACGAGGCCACCGTCGAGAAGGCCAGCCGTGAGCGCATGATCGAGGTGGTCGTCGAGATCGACGGGCGCCCGCTGTCGAGCTTCGGCTGCGACGGCATGGTCGTATCGACTCCGACCGGATCGACCGCATACAACTTCTCGGCGGGTGGACCGGTGATCTGGCCTACCGTCGAGGCGATTGCTGTCGTGCCGCTGTCGGCGCACGCGCTGTTCGCCAAGCCGCTCGTGGTCGGGCCCGAGGCCTCGGTCGCGATCGAGATGCTCGAGCGCACCGATGGCACGGGCATCCTGTGGTGCGACGGTCGCAGGTCGCACGAGCTGCCGCCCGGAGCACGCGTCGTGGTGCGCCGCTCGGCGCAGCCGGTGCGGCTGGCGCGTCTGCACCCGACCGCGTTCACGAACCGCCTCGTGCGCAAGTTTCACCTGCCTGTCGCCGGATGGAGGGGCGCACCATGA